aatatttaatgtcCATTAAATTTATATAACTTTCAATTCAGAAGTTAACTTTCTCTTaggtatattaaaaaaaaaaaaaactagccaATTTAGATTAAAGAGTAAAATAACAACATTATTGCCAACAAAAcataaagtaataattaataaattatcatCCATACAGAGATATCTATATAAGTTTCTGAAAGATGATTAATCCAATTCAGAATTTTGAACCTCTTATTAATTAGAAAACGAGTATTTAACAACACATGAAAGTAcactaaaattaagaaaaattaaagcccATAGTAACAAAACACAAGAGAATCAGACAGTACAAGTGAACAAAACAAAACAAGCTTTGAAAAGGGTGATGAACTATCCTGTGTAAATATGAACACCAATAGCTATAAGGAAGATGGTGATAAGAGCAAAGAAGATGATTGTATGAACTAGTATAGATATCCCACTTGTCTGCATATTCCCAAACTCCACAATTCTGCCTTTTCCAGGCAACTGGATTAGCAATCCAGGACTTAACAGCACAAACAGCACCACTGCTATTACCACAGGCCCCCAATCTGCCATTTTTTTCTGTCTGTTCTTGTAAGTATATAgctacctctctctctctctctgtctcttttAATATAGGAAAAGGAAGGAAGAGCTGAGTGATTCTGATCTGGTTTTGCttaacaagctagcaaggaatataTGAAAAGAAGGGGATTTAGTTCTGGCAAGAATTATATACCCTGATGTCACATTCGGTGTGCTCTGGATACCTGCAGTAACAGTACAGTGACACGTGCCAGCTTTACTCGCTTGCTTCCTAGTTAGGACCTGgacattaatattttttttttggaataTGGTTTTAATAATTACTCTTATTATGCatattttaactaattttatataaatttcgaTAAgagtttatattaatatatacttTCCCTAGTTAAAATTCATTGAAAAACTTGCAGGAAAAGTGACTTCTGAGTTGGGTTTACATTAAATTCAGGGAAGCCTACGTCCAGAAATAATATTAATAGCACCTACCAAAATTTTCAAGGTCTATTAATGTAATTTCTATTGTGGCAGATTAATTCGGCCTTcaaatatcttcaaggaaatcgATTTTTGACCTTTATTAGGATTCAAAATCATCACCATCATGGGTGGGGGCACTTGATGCTGCTCGGCGAACCCAAAAATTAATGGGGATGTAATGTATGAACAATTGTCTCCTAACAGCACAACCACCTTCCGATATTTATAGAGACGTGGTGCCAAGCTAAAATTTATTGCTGTGTAAAATTTTCAAGGCTCAGTTTGTTTCACTGCATTTTCTAGCATTTGAGGTGTTGAGATAAttgttaatgaaaaatatttttttattaaataaggaaattaagttatttttataaaaattaattaaaaaatattattttttatttttaagtttgATAATCttatattaaaatatgaaaatacttattcatacataatataaatatatattattaatttagtatcgcaatcaaataatgaaaaaatatttttataaaatttaaaaaatatttttgttattttttattaaacaaataaagtctaaatgtaaaaaattaaaataaaatttttttattaagttgaaataaagtttcaatttaaatatttataacttaaaacacaatttaaatattatataaataatttcattcattatAAATAAGATTAACATTATAAATTATACAAAATTTTCAACCATTTCatgttattataatttaattgaattttatcaTTGTAAATGTGTTCATTCTTAAAAATGTGAATTTcacaaataattaaaatgaaCTAATTAATaaaacacaattaaatttttttaagcaaGAAAAATCTTAGAATCCTATGGCTTAGACGTGTCTATTGTGAGGAAAGTAATATCCTGCGTAATCTTGTGCTGTAAAGCTTTGAGAGCAATGCTTGCTGGCTAGCTAAATGCTTCTTCCTGCTAGCATTTTTGGTTGCCAATTAAAAGAAGCTACTTAATTGAATCGGATTCCATTGCCCCCTCAGGCCTTTAAAAAACAACATCTAGCACAGATTTATAAGATAGCAACAGATATGATACCCGTAAAATCACTTTATTCAAACCTGAATTCGATTAATATTATTAAAGATATCCGTAAAATCACTTTATTCAAACATGAATtcgattaatattatcaaaattcgAATCTGTCttaaactcaattaaaatttattctgaACCACTCAAACCATTTCTAAACTCGATTATTATTATCCGAAAAAAACTCGAacccgtttaattttatatattttaattaacattttgcataaaaaattattttaattaatgatttatattttaaaaatttaataattttataaaatatttaaatctcgttttatataaaataaaatatataaaaaattataaatattataataaaaaaaatatattttatatttaattaagtatttatataaaaacGTTCGGGTAACGGATACCCAACATGTAAAACTTGAACTCGACCTGAACCCATCACgagtattatttttcaaattcaaactcATCCTAAATTCAATTATATAATGTCTAAAAATATTCTATTAAAATTCGATCTAGTCGAATATCCATAAAAACCCGACCCATTGTCATCCCTAAATTTGTTCCAAACACATTTTTTAATGGCttacattttttaaatttatgctcataaaagtttaaatttttagTGCGCTTACATTAAAGATGGTaaaaaatttagttttttttaagtattgaattttaataaaatgaattcgaataatatatattataatagtatttaaaatttttttattttatcagtttattgattttaaaatataaataattaataaattttatttttatgtaaattattaattaaaataaataaaattaaacaattttaaataatattcaaataataataataatcaagatTAAAGTAAAtatgaataatttaaaataaattttaattaaattcaggTGTtaaaattacacattctatattcATTGCCATATCTCTCGTctatattattagtaatttaatattaataaaaagacTTAAAAATTgcgtttatttatatattaactcattcaaaattatgatttttttaagAGAATGAGATTTCAAccttcatatatatatttttcatcaTGAGAAACTTTTACCTATACTTAATGTGTATGAActcaatatataaatatataaaattaatatatttaacagATAAATCTcattataaataaatcttaaatgcataataataaattgataaatttaaataaaaaaaattccttCTAAAACCAAAATGGTtcacaacaattttttttttttttggcaataaATGCATTACAAGGCTAATTATTGCATACTTCCAATCCACATTACATTCACCatgcttttctctttcccaattgCAAACCCATTTCACTAATAATTCAATAATCTCTAATAATTCAATAATCTCAAAGAATTACAAATACTTGCATTGATGCATTAGTAGATAGCTTATGTATAGGATACAACTTAAACAAAGCAAGATACCATGATCACTAGTACTTACTAATTAATCAAGGTACAAGTGAACCTTAACAGCTAGCAAGAAGACGCAAACAAGAGCGAAATAAAGCAGAGAATGGACCATAATAGAAGCACCACTGGTCTGAAAATTCCCAAACTCCACGCACCTGTGGTGCCCTGGAACCTGAAACAGCAGCCCAGGACTTAAGAGCACAAATAGCACCACTGCTATGAATACTGGACCCCAATCCGACATTTTCCTCCAACTGGGTgtttgtcttttctttgttttttattTAAAGAAGCGAGAAGATGATAGGGACGAAGAGGAGTGGAGATGGGTTTTTATAGAGAGGGTGGTAGTGGTGGCGTGGGGCGGAGGTTGGAAGATGAAGTCACTGGGGATTCTGTCCCCGCCGTCCTTCATTTGTGATTCTCATTTCTTAGTGGCTTTGTGTTCACGTGACACAGCAAGGGAGTATAGCTGTAGTTGATGAGTTGGGCTTGGAATGAACCTTTTAAAGCCTCATTGGCGACTGCTGTTCATTGGGTTAAAAGCAATTGGGTTTTGTGAAGGGATGGTACGTGAATTAATTGTtccattttttaattgaaattaagtaaaaaaaaatatgtgatgatatatatttattttttgtgatctcaataatttttaattgtaaaGAGTTTGATCACATATTTAAGACTGATCCAAGTTAGTTTTTGATCAAAATTTATTATTTCAGCTTAAGATTTAAGGGGGATTGGAATTTAATAGTAGGATTTTATTGGTCTAACTttgatttagttttaaattttattttaatttgatttaatttaatttttaatataatttaattaaatttaataattaaaatttttttaaaatgactttaattcaaaattacatcaattaatttcaatataatttaatatcgatataaaaaaagaaaataaatatatacatatagtaaaAAAGTATTTTTAATAATTCAATAAATAACTAATATGTAATATTCTCTTTCATAATCTCTCTTTCATAATATTATCacgtataattttttattatatataaattataatttatttaataattactttattaatatTACAATGAGTAGCGATTATTATAAAATAACTTACGATACATTaagatatattaattttatatatttatatctatattatatagaCAGaggttttaattatttttattataaaatatctattaaaaagttttaaaaataaaaattaaaataattaataaattttttttaaaatgttatattatttttatatattaaaattaaaaaaaataaaattattaataattaattgcaTTAACATGGGCAGTTGATATATAAAGACAACAAAAGttacttttttttctttcatttcctttttttgaaaaaaaaaaaagtatattgGTATATATGTAATTTCAGCAAGTTTACATTAGTCCATGTGTGGGGTCAAATTATTGCAATCACTTAGTTGCCCACGTGAACTTCATTGCATATTTTACAGCTGTTCAATATAATTATTATGTGTATAATAAATATGAATAATATTTAATTCCAGCTACTCacaaatttaatttagtttatttaaatttatatttttttatctctataaattaatatataatttaaaattgttTTTTAATTTGAAGTCAATCAAATTTATTTGAGTTTATAATTGACAATTGTAAATTCTCTTAATTATTAAGTGGAACTCAagtattttaagtattttttctaagtttaatcttttttttttttgagttggaCTAGATAATATAGTAATTtaggattaaaaaaataa
This sequence is a window from Hevea brasiliensis isolate MT/VB/25A 57/8 chromosome 10, ASM3005281v1, whole genome shotgun sequence. Protein-coding genes within it:
- the LOC110635391 gene encoding uncharacterized protein LOC110635391, with the translated sequence MSDWGPVFIAVVLFVLLSPGLLFQVPGHHRCVEFGNFQTSGASIMVHSLLYFALVCVFLLAVKVHLYLD
- the LOC110635390 gene encoding uncharacterized protein LOC110635390, which codes for MADWGPVVIAVVLFVLLSPGLLIQLPGKGRIVEFGNMQTSGISILVHTIIFFALITIFLIAIGVHIYTG